GTGGTAGAAAAGCACTTGCAAAATATCGGCATGCTAGAAAAAGCAGGTTTAGACGAACACCAACAAAAATTGGTGGATGAGAAAAAAGCAGAATACCTAGAAAAAGCTGCCGAAAGCGGCGAAGCCATGAACGACGAAGGCTACCCAAAAGGCGCAACCCTCTGTAAAAAATGTAACACCAAAGCCAGCATTATTATGGATGGGTGTTTGACTTGCTTGAATTGTGGTGAAAGTAAGTGCGGTTAGATTAAAAAGGAGCTTCGGCTCCTTTTTTGTAATTTATAACTTTAATAATACGAATAATTAAATGAAATCAAAAGTCCAGAGAGTGCTTATTCTTTGTAAAACTTACCCCTCACCAAGTGCTAAGTATTCTGAAACGTCATGCGTTGCGGGTATGGATGATAGTGGAAATTTAATCAGATTATATCCAGTTCCTTTTAGATTGGTTAGTGATGACAGACAGTTTAAAAAATGGCAATGGATAAATGTAAGGCTTGAAAAAGCGAGTAAAGATCATAGGCCTGAAAGTCACAAATTATATGTTGATACAATAGAGTGTGATGATAAACCACTTTCAACAAAGAATCTTTGGCGAGATAGGCGTGTATATTTAGATAAAATTCAGAAATTTAATAATTTCGATGAACTAGAGGATGCAAGGAACAAGCATGGAACTAGCCTAGCATTATTAAAACCTGAAAAAATTATTTCTTTGGAAATTAAGGCAGTAGATAATCCAGAGTGGTCTGAACAAGAAAAGCAAAAATTGCTATCTCTGCAACAACAAGGAAATTTGTTTGATGATACAGACGAAAAAAGTATTAGGCTTTTAAGAAAGCTTCCATACGACTTTCATTATATTTATGAGTGTAATATAGGTGATGAAAAGCTTAGATATAAACACAAAATTGTTGATTGGGAGGTTGGTGCTTTATTTTGGAATGTTTATGCGCAACATAAAAAAGATTGGGAAATACCATTCCGTAAAATGATTGAGGAAAACCTAGCAAAATCGGACTTAATGTTTCTTATGGGAACAATACACAGATTTCCTAATCAATGGTTGATAGTAAGTTTGATTTACCCACCTATGCAGCAACCCGAACAGGTAGCTCAGCAATCATTGTTTTAGCGGTAATATGACTAACTTTAACCCCATCTAGGTTTTGACAGGCACGCGCAATTAAACTTCTATGACATAAATTGAAGTCGGCCTCAAAGCAAATTAAGCACGCTGATGTCGAGTGTGATATTTTCGAAAGCTCTTTAATTGCTGAAGTTTGGGTTGCCAAATAGGCATTAAACTCTTTAGTGTATTCAGACCAGCTTGAATTTAGTTTATATGCATTTCTAATAGGTTTCGGACAACCTAAGGCTGGCATATGCGCATAGGCAATGCCAGCGGCATGAAGATTAGCAGCAAAAGATTTTTTTGAGAAACCTTTTTTTCTAGATAGCGGTAGTTCTCTTACATCTATAATTGTTTTAACGCCAGTTTCTTTTAGCCTATTAATAAAACTCTCTATCGTCAGACCTTCATAACCAAATGTATACAGCATAATTTCCCCTCAAACTTAAGCGAATGATAATGCATTAAGAATCTTAAGCAAAGTATTGTTACAATTAAGAACTAATTGAGTGAGCCAAATAGGGTGGGTAGGCTGTGCACGCGTTTGGTTAACTTTGAACGATTGTTAAGCGTGGGCAAACAAGTTGCCCACCCTACTTGGGTAAATTAGATGGTACGACCTATGGAAAATAACGAAGAAGCAATTATAGAATTACAAACAAAGCTATCATTTCAAGAGGATTTATTGGAAAGCCTTAACCAAGTCGTTATTGAGCAGCAAGGCCAGATTGCAAAACTACAGCGCACGGTTGAGTCGATGATAGGGCAAATGGATAGCATGCAAAGCGCGATGCAGGAGAATGGACAGCAGCATGAGATACCGCCGCATTATTAACGTTTTCAATTGTTCTAAAACCAAATCAATGGTATCAAAAGGCTTAGCTCAGTATTAAATCAGTATTAAAAAAGTCCACCAATCTCATCTGGCATACCGCATCCGTAAACGGTATTACAAACAATCTAAAGCCAATAAGTTGGTAAGTTTGTGGTGACAACCTAATACGCCATACGCGGGCTTGACTAAAAATTAGAAAGCGTTATATTGCGAGAACAACTCACCTCTAGGGAAGTTTATTAAGTTAAATGATCCTCTGAGGCGAAAAAACCACCGCAAGGTGGTTTTTTCATTTATAAAACAAAATAATGTGGGTTAGCTCAGACCATGATTTCCGCAATCAATCAATGGATTTGCCTGAACAGTCAATCAATAGATTCAGCTCGCACATAACGGATAAGCCAACTGTAATCCGCCACGCGAAACTAGCAAAAAATCACAAATCGACTTTTCTTGACCATTACAAAATGGATTGCGTTGTCGCTTTACTACTCGCAAAGACTGAGAATTATTGGGTAATTTCCACGCCCTTCCAAAAAGCTAAGCAGTCTTTGATGTTGGTGGCTTGTTCTTTTGGGGTGTTGTAAACCCATGCTGCGTTTTCATTTACCTTACCATCAACCGCGATGGAGTAATAGTTTGCCACGCCTTTCCAGCCGCAGGTGGTGGTGTGGTCGGTTTTGGTTAAATAGCTATGGTGAATGGATTCCGGTGGAAAGTAGTGATTGCCTTCTACCACAATTGTATTGTTTGATTCTGCGATGACTTGGTTGTTCCAAATTGCTTTCATGTGGGCCTCTGGTGTTAATCGTTAGGTAAAGCGTTAAAACGCTTACTATTGACAAGCTAAGTTGACTAAACGTTCGCTGTCACTCCCGCGAAGGTGGGAATCCATATTAACAATCTTGACATTCAAAATAGATGAACATTGTCATGGGAATGACGGGCTAGCTATCGTAGCGGTTTTTGTCGCATGGTTGTTCTTTGGTTGGAATAGGTAAGACAGATTGAGTTTGCAGTGACTTGTTGTTTGAATGATTGAGATGAAGGCATAAAAAAACGGGCATTTGCCCGTTTTTTGTTAACCGCTATGAATCAAATATTAATCAAACTGATAGTTCATATTTGGACGTTTGCTTGTAAATTGACGATTTAATCTTTTGCTTGTGTTAGCTTCTTGTTCATCCACATAAGTTGCGCCAACCCAATTTTCATCTGCATTGTAAGCATCTTTATTGTTTACGGCTGGGTTATGCGCAGCCCTTCTGCTGATAAATTTAAGTCTTGTTGCATTGTGGACAACCTCATCTGCTGAAGTGGCTGCTAGGTGTATTTTTTCTGCCATTTGATTAGTTGCTGCCTGCTCGCCGTTTGATTGGTTTGCATATGCATTGATTGATACAGTTAATAAAAGTGCGCTTAGTAGTGATAATGTTTTCATTTTATTTCTCCTAAAGTGTTTGTTTAAACTGTAAAGCCCTTCTAACTGAATTGCTTTACCATGAAACGTATTCTGCGCTTGTAGGGTCAATAGAAAATCTACTGATATCCCTATAATGGTATATACCAAACGGCATATTTGGATGGTAATAAGATGCTTAAGCTTGTGATTGCTGATGCCTGTTGTGTTCTTTTAATCAGTGGTTGATCATGAATTTACTGAGTCTGTGTTCATGAACTTAAATAGGGTATTTTTTTCTGTGAGGCCGATAATGTTGTTAACGAGATAGACATTTTGTTTACTCGAAACCAAATGACTCAGGAGAATATTATGTGGACAACACCAGCAGCTACAGAAATGCGTTTTGGCTTTGAAGTAACAATGTACGTAATGAACAAATAATGCGTTATCAATCAGCGAAGATAGATGCATTTTGGCCTTTTCATGGGCTAGCTTGTACTTGCCCAATCTGTCATCGCTAATGTAATACGTGTTATCGATTAAAGCCTAGCTTCTTGCTAGGCTTTTTTGTTTTTAAAATCAGTTTTTTAAAACCTCAATCGCTATTATCAATACTCGCCATCTGCAACAACACTTATTGAGTAGGTGCTTCGATTGCTACTCGGGTAGACATGTTGCATTTGTTGATAGCGATAGCAAAATGTGAACAGTCATGTGTTGCGACTATTGCCAAGGCATTGCAATCGATTAGAATGGTGATTGACAAATTTTCTTACCATATTGATTGATAATAAACCATTATGACCAGCGTGCCACCATTACAACCTAATAACCCATTGCATGGCATAACGCTTAAAGCAATCTTGACTGATTTAGTGGCGCATTATGGCTGGGCACATTTAGCGAAACTGATTCCCATCAATTGTTTTAGCTACGATCCTAGTATGCAATCCAGTTTAACTTTTTTGCGCAAAACACCTTGGGCTAGAGATAAGGTTGAAGCGCTTTATCTACACATGCAGCGTGAAGCCTAAATTGAGACATTGGCGCTTATAATTTTAGTCAGCTAAGGTTTAATGGCTCTCATGTTGCTGCTTTTATTTTGTTGCGATAGAAAAAAGCACAAACGAAAACAGTTAAAATAATGCATCAATCAATCTTAGAATAATTAACAGTCAATCAGGAGTCATACAGATGAGTGAAGCTTCAAACCGTTACGGATCAATGTCTATTTTGATGCATTGGCTGATGTTTTTATTGATGGTTGCTGTTTATGCTTGTATTGAATTAAGGGTGTTGTATCCTAAGGGCAGTGACCCACGCGAAGCATTAAAAATGTGGCATTTTATGTTGGGTCTTTCTGTGTTTATTTTGATATGGTTGCGTTTATTTTTTATTGTACGAGGAAACAAACCACGCATTGTGCCAACGCCATCAACATGGAAAAGAGTGCTAGGCAAGGCGGTTCAAGGTACGCTTTATTTGTTGATGATTGGTTTACCTATTTTAGGCTGGTTAACCTTGAGTGCGTCTGGCAAAACAATTCCTTTTTTTGGCTTAGAGTTGCCTGCGCTGATTAATGAGAATAAAGAGTTGGGAAAATCATTAAAAGGCATCCACGGCACTATCGGCAAATCTGGCTATTATTTGATTACT
This region of Methylophilaceae bacterium genomic DNA includes:
- the pqqA gene encoding pyrroloquinoline quinone precursor peptide PqqA, with translation MWTTPAATEMRFGFEVTMYVMNK
- a CDS encoding cytochrome b codes for the protein MSEASNRYGSMSILMHWLMFLLMVAVYACIELRVLYPKGSDPREALKMWHFMLGLSVFILIWLRLFFIVRGNKPRIVPTPSTWKRVLGKAVQGTLYLLMIGLPILGWLTLSASGKTIPFFGLELPALINENKELGKSLKGIHGTIGKSGYYLITLHALAGLFHHYVMRDNTLMAMLPTYKK
- a CDS encoding DUF488 domain-containing protein gives rise to the protein MLYTFGYEGLTIESFINRLKETGVKTIIDVRELPLSRKKGFSKKSFAANLHAAGIAYAHMPALGCPKPIRNAYKLNSSWSEYTKEFNAYLATQTSAIKELSKISHSTSACLICFEADFNLCHRSLIARACQNLDGVKVSHITAKTMIAELPVRVAA
- a CDS encoding SlyX family protein; its protein translation is MVRPMENNEEAIIELQTKLSFQEDLLESLNQVVIEQQGQIAKLQRTVESMIGQMDSMQSAMQENGQQHEIPPHY
- a CDS encoding DUF427 domain-containing protein, which gives rise to MKAIWNNQVIAESNNTIVVEGNHYFPPESIHHSYLTKTDHTTTCGWKGVANYYSIAVDGKVNENAAWVYNTPKEQATNIKDCLAFWKGVEITQ
- a CDS encoding DUF2132 domain-containing protein, which codes for MTSVPPLQPNNPLHGITLKAILTDLVAHYGWAHLAKLIPINCFSYDPSMQSSLTFLRKTPWARDKVEALYLHMQREA